The Thermoplasmatales archaeon nucleotide sequence GTTGTGGAAGAATCCAAGGAATTGTTAAGGAAAGCCTTTGAAATATTGAACGAAAATAAGAAAGAAATCGGTGAAAAAATAAAAATAGCGATGGAAAAACAGAATTATTTTGGTGATTGTCCCAAGTGTGGTGGAAAACTTGTTCTAAGAAAATCAAAGCACGGAAGATTTATTGGTTGTTCAAATTATCCAAGATGCAGTAACATTTATTCCATTCCAAAGACTGGAAGCGTTTTTTTCGAAGGAGAATATTGTAATAAGTGTAAAAGCCCGATGATAACAATAATATCTAAAGGGAAAAAATGGAAGAGATGTCTAAAAAGAGATTGTAAATGATATATACTGAAAATGTATTATTTTCATGAAAAAATTTGCTGTGATATTTATTATATTGCTTACAATATTATTCCCTATAGTAAATGCAGGCTTTATTAATTCAGACATAAAGATGGAGATGAATGAATTGTCACCCATCTCTGTTGGAGAAAAAATTTATAGAGATTTGAATATAACTTTCAGCTGGGGTTATGGTCTTTTATTTCCCTCATCTTTAGAAATTTTTTTGGAAGTAGAAACGCCAGAATGGCTAACAGTAAGCTTATCGGAAAACTCTTTTAAGCTCACTCCACAAGGTTTTTATGGAGGGGAGATAAATAAGAGCATAAAAGTTGAGTTTTTTGCAAGGAAAGAAGTAGAAGGGTTTGTAGAATATCCTTTTAAAATAAGGGCTTATACTGATGGAAATCTCTTGCTTAAAGGATGTAAAGAAGAAATAACAATGAATGTAATGCAAAATTTTTATGATAGAGGAATAGGAGTTGAATTTCCCTCAAAAATTTCTATTATAAAGGGAGAAACTCTTTACTTCACAATGAATATTACAAATAACTGCAATTCTCTCATAGAAATTAATTTGAAAACAGAAAACATAAGCAAGATAAAAATCCTACATGAAAAAAAATTTTCGGTGCCACCGCACACAAAAAAGTCATTGAATGTGAGAGTTATTGCAAATGAGACAGGAGAAGAAGATGGAAAGATAATTTTAATCTATTATCCATCCGCTGACAAAAACATCACAAATTATGTTGAAATCCCAATAAAAGTTGTATGTTCCGAAAAAGCATCTAACCTATGGGTTTTAATTTTAACAGTTACTGTTATTATATTGATTCTGATTTACATTTTATGGAAGAAAAAATAAGAGAATTAATAAAGAGGCATGAGGAATACAAGCTATCTGGAATAAATCTTATTGCATCGGAGAATAGGATTAGTGTAGCTGGCTCATCAGCGCTGGCTAGCGATTTGGCGGGGAGATACGGGAATGAATGGTATGGAGGGGCAAGATATGCTATTGAAATATTTGAAGAGACTGAAAAACTGGCGAGAAAATTGTTTAAGGCTAAATATGTTTTTATAAATCCAATATCTGGAAATATTTGCGACCTTGCGATGATTTTTTCATTTACAAAATGTAGGGATATGGTGGCGGGCATTCCAAAGGAGGAAGGTGGTTATCCGTTTGGCTATGGGAAATTTGAGAGAAAATTTTATCCTCTCCCAGTTAAAGATTATGTTGTTGATGAGAAAAGGCTTAAAAAAATTGATGTTCCTCTTGCCCTTGTAGCATCTTCAATAATTCTTTTTCCCCATCCCCTGAAAAAGATATCAGAAAGGATAAATGGAGTTATAGCATATGATGCATCTCATGTCCTTGGATTGATTGCGGGAGGGGAATTTCAAAAGCCACTTGAGGAAGGAGCGGATGTTGTTATTGCATCCACCCATAAATCCTTTCCAGGTCCTCAAGGAGGAATAATTTTTACAAATGATAGCGAGGTAGCAGAGAAGATATCCCCTTATGTTTCATTTGATTATGAAGGAGGAATTGCTCTCATTGATAATCCTCA carries:
- a CDS encoding serine hydroxymethyltransferase, with translation MEEKIRELIKRHEEYKLSGINLIASENRISVAGSSALASDLAGRYGNEWYGGARYAIEIFEETEKLARKLFKAKYVFINPISGNICDLAMIFSFTKCRDMVAGIPKEEGGYPFGYGKFERKFYPLPVKDYVVDEKRLKKIDVPLALVASSIILFPHPLKKISERINGVIAYDASHVLGLIAGGEFQKPLEEGADVVIASTHKSFPGPQGGIIFTNDSEVAEKISPYVSFDYEGGIALIDNPHMHRIASLGIVMEEMIKNGKKYAKNIVKNARALAKSLNEILPIKFPEKNFTESHQILIDLPKEKIEKIFKDLEKNHIFIDCIGRIGVAEATYIGMDEKDMEEISNFIVDAIRGKNVKKEVTKFAMKFYA